The following are encoded in a window of Geobacter metallireducens GS-15 genomic DNA:
- a CDS encoding multicopper oxidase family protein translates to MNKISRRKFLQISGFAAGATMLPLPMKWLGRRDVFAFYQTPANQLGLFKTKLRGVGPAGIPLATPDGSAGIGGAAHYTFNIGQFTDQLHPALGPTTLWGYNPQNALGVTGVPAQKHLGGIIVANKGVPIQLTFTNNLPNKHILPVDKSANFPDAAQHVNDASVHLHGGFVPWISDGGPMAYFGPPTIANPNGVYGPSVSDGVNPNLFQQVLNSNLDPGQAEYYYPNQQSARMMWYHDHTHDCTRLNAYAGLASVYLIRDTFEGNLRNLGLPDYIENGGFEIPLVIQDKIFVGSNIGLYDPTWPGPRTPGSLWYPHIYEKNRWHKVYSPLRMPAPSAVPEMFGDTMLVNGTVFPEATVEARPYRLRILNVCNARFMNLQLYVDDGSLNGVTLNPVTGNPPPSAAFVDGTQNQPAVLQLGTEGGFLPTPVLVPTNVPFGFDPVTGAPTGSILMGPAERVDLIVDFKNYIGKNVILYSDAPAPFPLGDPRNDYFPQWNTAGNPANALTKNGFGPNTRVLMRFKVKAATSSVAAVSINTATDLSAGNDPLPLPGGAPIIGGALQLPPGVPVRPLTLNEVFDSYGRLLQLLGTNVPTANAFGLGYMDNATEVVNLVNGEKVEIWQIANLTGDTHPIHFHLVNAQLLGRQPFDVVHYNGTPTYIGPARGPDPNETGFKETIRMNPGEVTTVIMRFKFPTVPFTVPNSLNPNLGISGKEYVWHCHILDHEEHDMMRPLVVI, encoded by the coding sequence ATGAACAAGATCAGCAGAAGGAAATTCCTGCAGATAAGCGGATTTGCGGCAGGCGCTACCATGCTACCGCTGCCGATGAAGTGGCTCGGGCGGCGTGATGTCTTTGCTTTCTACCAGACGCCGGCCAACCAACTCGGACTCTTTAAAACCAAGCTGCGGGGCGTTGGCCCGGCCGGCATCCCGCTGGCGACTCCGGATGGGTCGGCAGGTATAGGGGGGGCTGCCCATTACACTTTCAATATCGGGCAGTTCACCGATCAGTTGCACCCCGCTCTTGGTCCGACGACCCTCTGGGGGTACAATCCACAGAATGCCTTGGGCGTTACGGGGGTTCCGGCCCAGAAGCACCTGGGTGGAATCATTGTGGCAAATAAGGGGGTGCCGATCCAGCTCACGTTCACCAACAATCTTCCGAACAAGCATATCCTGCCTGTGGACAAGAGCGCCAATTTTCCCGATGCGGCGCAACATGTAAATGACGCTTCCGTGCACCTCCATGGCGGATTTGTCCCGTGGATCAGCGATGGCGGACCCATGGCCTATTTTGGCCCCCCGACCATCGCTAACCCCAATGGCGTTTACGGCCCGAGTGTTTCCGACGGAGTGAATCCGAACCTGTTTCAGCAGGTGTTGAACTCTAACCTGGATCCGGGGCAGGCCGAGTATTACTACCCCAACCAGCAGAGCGCCCGGATGATGTGGTATCACGACCACACCCACGACTGCACGCGTCTCAACGCGTACGCAGGACTTGCCTCCGTCTACCTCATTCGGGATACCTTCGAGGGGAACCTGAGGAACCTGGGACTTCCCGATTATATCGAAAACGGGGGATTCGAAATCCCCCTCGTCATTCAGGACAAGATCTTCGTCGGTTCGAATATTGGCCTCTATGACCCGACGTGGCCGGGGCCGAGAACGCCGGGAAGCCTCTGGTACCCCCATATTTACGAGAAGAACCGCTGGCACAAGGTTTACAGCCCCCTGCGGATGCCTGCCCCCTCAGCCGTTCCCGAGATGTTCGGAGATACCATGCTGGTCAACGGTACGGTATTCCCAGAGGCCACAGTGGAGGCGCGTCCCTACCGTCTGCGGATTCTCAACGTCTGCAATGCCCGGTTCATGAACCTGCAGCTCTATGTGGACGACGGCAGCCTGAATGGTGTTACCTTGAATCCCGTTACCGGCAATCCCCCGCCAAGTGCCGCATTTGTGGACGGCACACAGAACCAGCCGGCCGTCCTCCAGCTCGGCACCGAGGGGGGCTTCCTGCCAACTCCGGTGCTCGTCCCGACCAATGTGCCGTTCGGCTTCGATCCGGTGACCGGCGCCCCCACCGGGAGCATCCTCATGGGGCCGGCGGAGCGGGTCGATCTCATCGTCGACTTCAAAAATTACATCGGGAAAAATGTTATCCTTTACTCCGATGCGCCGGCGCCGTTCCCCTTGGGAGATCCGCGCAACGACTACTTCCCGCAGTGGAACACCGCAGGCAACCCGGCCAACGCCCTGACCAAGAACGGTTTCGGCCCCAATACCCGCGTCCTCATGCGATTCAAAGTGAAGGCGGCGACCAGCAGCGTCGCGGCTGTTTCGATCAATACGGCCACCGATCTGTCGGCCGGAAACGATCCCCTTCCGCTCCCCGGAGGAGCTCCGATCATCGGTGGTGCGCTGCAGCTCCCTCCGGGAGTTCCTGTCAGACCGCTCACCCTGAACGAGGTTTTCGACAGCTACGGCCGTCTCCTCCAACTCCTCGGGACGAACGTCCCCACTGCCAACGCCTTTGGCTTGGGCTACATGGACAATGCGACGGAGGTTGTCAATCTTGTGAATGGGGAGAAGGTGGAGATATGGCAGATAGCCAACCTGACCGGCGACACCCATCCGATTCACTTCCACCTGGTGAACGCCCAGCTCCTCGGGCGGCAGCCCTTTGACGTGGTGCACTATAACGGGACTCCCACGTATATCGGCCCGGCCCGCGGTCCCGACCCGAACGAAACGGGATTCAAGGAAACGATCCGGATGAACCCCGGCGAGGTCACGACGGTGATTATGAGGTTTAAATTCCCGACGGTCCCGTTCACCGTCCCGAACAGCCTGAACCCGAACTTGGGGATAAGCGGGAAAGAGTACGTGTGGCATTGCCATATCCTCGATCATGAGGAGCACGACATGATGAGGCCGCTGGTGGTCATCTAG
- a CDS encoding FmdB family zinc ribbon protein yields the protein MPVYEFYCADCHTIFNFLSRRVDTEKRPDCPRCGRHELQRQVSRFAFSKGRTEEPLEGMPDLDEEKLERAMMGLAGEMEGMDENDPRQMARFMRKLQDATGMNLGSGFEEAMRRLEAGEDPEKIEAEMGDLLDADNPFAKEGIRGIKKRLAPPAHDDTLYTM from the coding sequence ATGCCGGTCTACGAATTCTACTGCGCCGACTGCCACACCATCTTCAACTTCCTCTCCCGCCGGGTGGATACGGAGAAGCGCCCCGACTGCCCCCGGTGCGGCCGTCACGAACTGCAACGCCAGGTATCCCGCTTCGCCTTCTCCAAGGGGAGAACAGAAGAACCGCTGGAAGGGATGCCCGATCTGGACGAGGAAAAGCTGGAGCGGGCCATGATGGGGCTGGCCGGAGAGATGGAGGGGATGGACGAGAACGACCCCCGGCAGATGGCCCGCTTCATGCGCAAACTCCAGGATGCCACGGGGATGAATCTGGGATCGGGATTCGAGGAGGCCATGCGACGGCTGGAGGCAGGCGAAGACCCGGAAAAGATCGAGGCGGAGATGGGTGACCTCCTCGACGCCGACAATCCCTTTGCCAAAGAGGGGATTCGGGGGATAAAAAAGAGGCTCGCCCCCCCGGCCCACGACGATACGCTTTATACCATGTAA
- a CDS encoding mechanosensitive ion channel family protein — protein sequence METVRDILIQIKQFLEVPLVKLGSAPVTLWTIIQLVVLVGLLFYLSGKLRGWIVDQFLTRTRMELGARQATGSIIRYTIIAIGFIIILQTAGIDLTTLNVLAGAVGIGVGFGLQNIVNNLVCGILILFERPIKVGDRIVVGNVEGDVVHIGGRSTTVVTNDNITIIVPNSKFITENVVNWSHNERKVRFRIPVSVAYESDVQQVERLLLDVAAANPDVLEKPAPGVRLMEFGDNGLNFELRVWSTTLIHRRGLLTSNLNYAVYRAFVEHGIEIPFPRRDVRILREARQAEPFDGNGSS from the coding sequence ATGGAAACCGTTCGCGACATCCTGATTCAGATCAAGCAATTCCTCGAAGTCCCCCTCGTGAAGCTGGGCAGTGCGCCGGTGACCCTCTGGACCATTATCCAGCTCGTGGTGCTGGTGGGGCTCCTCTTCTACCTCTCGGGAAAACTCCGGGGCTGGATCGTGGATCAGTTCCTCACCCGGACGAGGATGGAGCTGGGGGCTCGCCAGGCCACCGGCTCCATTATCCGTTACACCATCATTGCCATCGGTTTCATCATCATTCTCCAGACCGCCGGCATCGACCTCACCACCCTTAACGTCTTGGCCGGCGCCGTGGGAATCGGTGTCGGTTTCGGCCTCCAGAACATCGTCAACAATCTCGTTTGTGGCATCCTCATCCTCTTTGAGCGCCCCATCAAGGTGGGGGATCGGATCGTGGTGGGCAACGTGGAGGGTGACGTGGTGCATATCGGCGGCAGAAGCACCACGGTGGTGACCAACGACAACATTACGATCATTGTCCCCAACTCGAAGTTCATCACCGAGAATGTGGTGAACTGGAGCCACAACGAGCGGAAGGTCCGATTCCGGATACCGGTCAGCGTCGCCTACGAAAGCGATGTCCAGCAGGTGGAGCGGCTGCTGCTGGATGTTGCGGCTGCAAACCCGGATGTGCTGGAAAAGCCGGCTCCCGGGGTTCGGCTCATGGAGTTCGGCGACAATGGCCTCAACTTCGAGCTCAGGGTCTGGAGCACCACCCTCATTCACCGGCGAGGTCTCCTGACGAGCAACCTCAACTATGCCGTTTACCGCGCCTTTGTCGAACATGGAATCGAGATACCCTTTCCTCGCCGTGATGTCCGTATCCTGCGTGAGGCGCGTCAGGCGGAACCGTTTGACGGCAACGGCAGTTCGTGA
- a CDS encoding DUF2784 domain-containing protein, translating to MGYSLLADAVVLVHGLFVLFVVLGGLVVLRWPRLAWLHVPAAIWGAMIELSGKVCPLTYLEVRFRRLAGETGYTESFIEHYIVPLIYPPGLTRGWQIAVGLLVAALNLAVYGVLHRRRR from the coding sequence ATGGGGTATTCGCTCCTTGCCGATGCGGTGGTGCTCGTCCACGGCCTGTTCGTGCTCTTCGTGGTGCTGGGCGGGCTTGTGGTGCTCCGGTGGCCGCGGCTGGCATGGCTCCATGTTCCGGCGGCCATATGGGGAGCCATGATCGAGCTGAGCGGCAAGGTCTGCCCCCTGACCTACCTGGAGGTCCGCTTCCGGCGCCTGGCCGGGGAGACGGGCTACACGGAGAGCTTCATCGAGCACTATATAGTCCCGCTCATCTACCCGCCTGGGCTCACGCGGGGGTGGCAGATAGCCGTGGGGCTTCTGGTGGCGGCCCTGAACCTGGCGGTCTACGGAGTGCTCCACCGTCGCCGTCGCTAG
- a CDS encoding NADH:flavin oxidoreductase/NADH oxidase, whose product MSALFTPFTLRSVTFRNRIFVSPMCQYSSLDGMPTDWHLVHLGSRAVGGAGLVMVEATAVSPEGRISPDDSGIWDDRHGEGFAPITRFIAEQGAVPGIQLAHAGRKASTDLPWRGGLPLGPEARGWQPVAPSPRPFAADYPVPRELTVEEMDDVVSQFRDGAQRALAAGFQVVEIHMAHGYLLHEFLSPLSNRRTDDFGGSLENRIRLPLRVTRAVREVWPADLPLFVRISATDWVEGGWDLDQSVVLARKLREAGVDLVDCSAGFLTPDAVIPFGSGYQTPFATAIRREAGIPTGTVGFITDPAQAEQIVATGLADAVLLAREMLRDPYWPLHAARSLGVNVPWPPQYERAKLP is encoded by the coding sequence ATGAGTGCCCTTTTCACTCCCTTTACCCTGCGGTCGGTCACCTTCCGCAACCGCATCTTCGTCTCCCCCATGTGCCAGTATTCGAGCCTTGACGGGATGCCTACCGACTGGCATCTGGTCCACTTGGGGAGCCGGGCCGTGGGGGGAGCGGGTCTCGTGATGGTGGAGGCGACGGCGGTGAGTCCCGAGGGGCGCATCAGCCCCGACGACAGCGGCATCTGGGACGACCGGCATGGGGAGGGGTTCGCCCCTATCACCCGCTTCATCGCCGAGCAGGGGGCGGTTCCCGGAATCCAACTGGCCCATGCGGGCCGCAAGGCCTCCACCGATCTCCCCTGGCGCGGCGGGCTCCCCTTGGGGCCAGAGGCCCGGGGGTGGCAGCCGGTGGCGCCGAGCCCCCGCCCCTTCGCGGCCGATTATCCCGTTCCCCGGGAGCTGACGGTGGAGGAGATGGACGATGTGGTCAGCCAGTTCCGGGATGGGGCCCAACGGGCGTTGGCCGCCGGTTTCCAGGTGGTGGAAATTCACATGGCCCACGGCTATCTTCTCCACGAGTTCCTCTCCCCCCTCTCGAACCGACGGACGGACGACTTCGGCGGCAGCCTGGAGAACCGGATCCGTCTCCCCCTTCGGGTGACCCGGGCGGTGCGGGAGGTGTGGCCCGCCGATCTCCCCCTCTTTGTCCGGATATCCGCCACCGACTGGGTCGAGGGTGGATGGGACCTGGATCAATCGGTGGTCCTTGCCCGAAAGCTGAGGGAGGCTGGCGTCGACCTCGTCGACTGCTCGGCCGGCTTCCTCACTCCCGACGCGGTCATCCCCTTCGGATCGGGGTACCAGACCCCCTTTGCCACTGCCATCCGGCGCGAGGCCGGAATCCCCACGGGGACCGTCGGTTTCATTACCGACCCGGCCCAGGCGGAGCAGATCGTGGCCACGGGGCTCGCCGACGCGGTACTCCTGGCCCGGGAGATGCTCAGGGATCCCTACTGGCCCCTCCACGCCGCCCGTTCCCTCGGGGTCAACGTTCCGTGGCCTCCCCAGTATGAGCGGGCGAAACTCCCCTGA
- the uvrA gene encoding excinuclease ABC subunit UvrA, with protein sequence MSHESISIRNARQNNLKNLDLDLPLGELIVVTGVSGSGKSSLAFDTVYAEGQRRYVETFSPYARQFLDRMDRPAVDRIDGIPPAIAIDQTNPVRTSRSTVGTMTELNDHLKLLFARGARLFCRGCGRPVRRDTPESIVDELLARNPHPASGHPLPKGEGNDLSLSPSVLVTFPVPVPANFSADEVKGFLAGQGYTRIHREEDGILEVIQDRTRLAPENRSRLVEGMEAALRVGHGRVLVYPLGGDGTPGEPRRFSSDLHCPDCDISYHDPAPHLFSFNSPVGACATCRGFGRVIGIDHGLVIPDESRTLAGGAVKPWQTESYRECQDDMMTFAAKRGVPVNVPWRELTEEQRHWVLEGEGSWDEGLWYGVRRFFDWLETKSYKMHIRVLLSKYRAYTLCPACRGARLSPDALLWRLGTREEADKVLSPELRFRPEGMELSDEILRNLPGLTIHDVMLLPLDRCAEFFGALALPPPLDEAAELLLREIRARLGYLGTVGLGYLTLDRQSRTLSGGEVQRINLTTALGTSLVNTLFVLDEPSIGLHPRDMGRVIGVLRQLRDAGNTLLVVEHDPQVMLAADRLLDMGPGPGERGGEVVFFGTPGAILGEKRSLTGEYLAGRRRIAPHLAFGHPLPEGEGYGNPLSLRERVGVRAEERENVGYVEILGAAAHNLTGIDVRVPLNRLVCITGVSGSGKSTLVQDVLHRGLLKLKGKPTELPGAHAAINGAELIGDVVLVDQSPIGKTTRSNPASYVGAFDAIRKLFAAEPLAKERGYTTGTFSFNAGTGRCPACGGNGFEHVEMQFLSDVYLRCPDCDGRRYRPEVLEVRLVPAGDGRPVSIADVLEMTVTEAVSFFAGHREVLRGLEPLEAVGLGYLRLGQPVPTLSGGEAQRLKLAGHLAQVGGRKRVESGNLFLFDEPTTGLHFEDIARLLAAFRRLLEAGDSLVVIEHNLDVIAAADWLLDLGPEGGDGGGRLVCAGTPDEVMVCDESHTGRALREYGEELAALVRESTRTVAEAPPAVVPDRSIRIVHAREHNLKNVTIAVPRDRFTVITGISGSGKSTVAFDILFAEGQRRYLESLNAYARQFVQPAARPDVDAVLGIPPTVAIEQRTSRGGRKSTVATLTEIYHFLRLLFVKLGVQHCPDCSIPITPQTPDAIVARLLRDFRGKRVALLAPLVTARKGYYTDLAKWAAGKGFTSLRVDGVMTPVEPWPRLDRFREHDIDLPVGEITVAAKGEGALRELLDRALAFGKGVVRVAVAGGEEQLYSTLRACTSCGQSFPEPDPRLFSYNSRHGWCPRCFGTGLEIPGFDAEQSGEEIWWNEWFEGEERTCSACHGARLNPEALAVRFRDRNIAELTALTVTQAAFFVRDLGLEGREAAIARDIVAEITTRLAFLGEVGLGYLALDRAAPTLSGGEAQRIRLAAQLGSNLRGVCYILDEPTIGLHPRDNRMLLDTLRKLEGKGNTIVVVEHDEETIRRAEHVIDLGPGAGVNGGLVVAEGTLEQVMAAPDSLTGRYLAEPLRHPLVERRPAPTPEEPSIQVLGAILHNLQGVDVAFPLRRLVCVTGVSGSGKSTLVRNVLHSSIQGLLAHGKGAHTVAGCREITGWEQLTRVLEVDQTPIGKTPRSCPATYVGFWDAIRKLYAGTTEARLRGYGPSRFSFNVKGGRCDECEGQGVKTIEMSFLPDVKVACEVCGGLRFNAETLMVRHRGKSIGDLLAMSVDEAVGFFAAHRAILHPLQLLQDVGLGYLTLGQQSPTLSGGEAQRIKLVTELAKAKPVKDALRVPRNAPHSLYILDEPTIGLHMADVEKLVRVLHRLVAAGNSVVVIEHNLDVIAEADWLMDLGPEGGDGGGMVVAQGTPEEVARMGGVSHTGRILGEFLRERGSEGEVKRTRE encoded by the coding sequence ATGAGCCACGAATCGATTTCCATCCGCAACGCCCGCCAGAACAACCTCAAAAATCTCGATCTCGACCTTCCCCTCGGCGAACTGATCGTCGTCACCGGCGTCTCCGGGTCGGGGAAGTCGTCCCTGGCCTTCGACACGGTCTATGCCGAGGGGCAGCGCCGCTACGTGGAGACCTTCTCCCCCTACGCCCGCCAGTTCCTGGACCGGATGGACCGCCCGGCGGTGGACCGGATCGACGGGATCCCCCCGGCCATCGCCATTGACCAAACCAACCCGGTCCGCACCTCCCGCTCCACCGTGGGGACCATGACGGAGCTGAACGACCACCTGAAGCTCCTCTTCGCCCGGGGGGCGCGGCTCTTCTGCCGCGGCTGCGGCCGGCCGGTGCGGCGCGACACGCCGGAGAGCATTGTTGATGAGCTGCTGGCGCGAAACCCTCACCCGGCCTCCGGCCACCCTCTCCCCAAGGGCGAGGGTAACGATCTCTCCCTCTCCCCCTCTGTCCTCGTCACCTTCCCGGTACCGGTGCCGGCCAACTTCTCCGCCGACGAGGTGAAGGGGTTCCTGGCCGGCCAGGGGTACACCCGCATCCACCGGGAGGAGGACGGCATCCTGGAGGTGATCCAGGATCGGACGCGCCTGGCCCCGGAGAACCGCTCGCGGCTGGTGGAGGGTATGGAGGCGGCGCTGCGGGTCGGCCACGGGAGGGTGCTCGTTTACCCCTTGGGCGGCGACGGTACACCGGGGGAGCCGCGGCGGTTCTCTAGTGATCTCCACTGCCCTGACTGCGACATCTCGTACCACGATCCGGCGCCCCACCTTTTCTCCTTCAACTCGCCGGTGGGGGCCTGCGCCACCTGCCGGGGGTTCGGCCGGGTGATCGGCATCGACCACGGCCTGGTGATCCCTGACGAGTCTAGGACCCTGGCCGGCGGCGCGGTGAAGCCGTGGCAGACCGAGAGCTACCGGGAATGCCAGGACGACATGATGACCTTCGCCGCCAAGCGGGGCGTCCCCGTCAATGTGCCGTGGCGTGAGCTGACGGAGGAACAGCGCCACTGGGTGCTTGAGGGGGAGGGCTCGTGGGATGAGGGGCTCTGGTACGGGGTGCGGCGCTTCTTCGACTGGCTCGAAACCAAGAGCTACAAGATGCATATCCGGGTACTCCTCTCCAAATACCGCGCCTACACCCTCTGTCCCGCCTGCCGGGGGGCGCGGCTGAGCCCCGATGCGCTCCTCTGGCGACTCGGGACCAGAGAGGAGGCCGACAAGGTGCTTTCCCCGGAACTCCGCTTTCGCCCCGAGGGGATGGAGCTGTCCGATGAGATTCTGCGTAATCTGCCCGGCCTCACCATCCACGATGTCATGCTCCTCCCCCTGGACCGCTGCGCGGAGTTCTTCGGCGCCCTGGCGCTGCCGCCCCCCCTGGACGAGGCGGCGGAGCTGCTCCTGCGGGAGATCCGCGCCCGCCTCGGCTACCTGGGGACGGTGGGGCTCGGCTACCTGACCCTGGACCGCCAGTCCCGGACCCTCTCCGGCGGCGAGGTGCAGCGGATCAACCTGACCACGGCCTTGGGGACCTCCCTCGTCAACACCCTCTTCGTGCTGGACGAGCCCTCCATCGGCCTCCACCCCCGGGACATGGGGCGGGTGATCGGAGTCTTGCGGCAGCTGCGGGACGCCGGGAACACGCTGCTGGTGGTGGAGCACGACCCCCAGGTGATGCTCGCCGCCGACCGGCTGTTGGACATGGGCCCGGGGCCGGGGGAGCGGGGAGGGGAGGTGGTCTTCTTCGGGACGCCGGGGGCGATTCTGGGGGAGAAGCGGTCGTTGACGGGGGAGTATCTGGCGGGGCGGCGGCGGATCGCCCCTCACCTGGCCTTCGGCCACCCTCTCCCGGAGGGCGAGGGTTATGGAAACCCCCTCTCCCTCCGGGAGAGGGTTGGGGTGAGGGCAGAGGAGAGGGAGAATGTCGGATACGTGGAAATCCTCGGCGCCGCCGCCCACAACCTCACGGGGATCGACGTCCGCGTCCCCCTCAATCGCCTCGTCTGCATCACCGGCGTTTCCGGCTCGGGCAAGTCGACCCTGGTCCAGGATGTGCTCCACCGGGGGCTCCTGAAGCTGAAAGGAAAGCCGACGGAACTGCCGGGGGCCCACGCCGCCATTAACGGGGCGGAGCTGATCGGCGACGTGGTGCTGGTGGACCAGTCCCCCATCGGCAAGACGACCCGCTCCAACCCGGCCAGCTACGTGGGGGCCTTCGACGCCATCCGCAAGCTCTTCGCCGCCGAGCCCCTGGCCAAGGAGCGAGGGTACACCACCGGCACCTTCAGCTTCAACGCTGGCACCGGGCGTTGCCCCGCCTGCGGCGGCAACGGCTTCGAGCATGTGGAGATGCAGTTCCTCTCCGACGTCTACCTGCGCTGTCCCGACTGCGACGGCCGCCGCTACCGCCCCGAGGTGCTGGAGGTGCGACTCGTGCCGGCCGGGGACGGGCGCCCCGTCTCCATCGCTGATGTGCTGGAGATGACCGTGACCGAGGCGGTGTCTTTCTTTGCCGGTCACCGGGAGGTGCTCCGGGGTCTCGAACCCCTGGAGGCCGTCGGCCTCGGGTATCTCCGCCTCGGCCAGCCGGTGCCGACCCTTTCCGGCGGCGAGGCCCAACGCCTGAAGCTGGCCGGGCACCTGGCCCAAGTGGGAGGTCGGAAGCGGGTGGAGTCAGGGAACCTCTTCCTCTTCGACGAGCCCACCACCGGCCTCCACTTCGAGGACATCGCCCGGTTGCTGGCCGCCTTCCGACGGCTCCTTGAGGCCGGCGACTCCCTGGTGGTGATCGAGCACAACCTGGATGTCATCGCCGCCGCCGACTGGCTCCTGGACCTGGGACCCGAGGGGGGCGACGGCGGCGGGCGGCTGGTCTGCGCCGGCACCCCGGACGAGGTGATGGTGTGCGATGAGAGCCACACCGGTCGGGCCCTGCGGGAGTACGGGGAGGAACTGGCCGCCCTGGTGAGGGAGTCGACCCGGACCGTGGCAGAGGCGCCCCCCGCCGTGGTGCCGGACCGCTCCATCCGTATCGTCCACGCCCGGGAGCACAACCTGAAGAACGTCACCATCGCCGTCCCCCGGGACCGCTTCACGGTCATCACCGGCATCTCGGGGAGCGGCAAGTCCACCGTCGCCTTCGACATCCTCTTCGCCGAGGGGCAGCGGCGCTACCTGGAATCCCTCAACGCCTACGCCCGCCAGTTCGTCCAGCCGGCGGCCCGTCCCGACGTGGACGCGGTCCTCGGCATCCCCCCCACGGTGGCCATCGAGCAGCGGACAAGCCGGGGGGGGCGCAAGAGCACCGTGGCGACCCTGACGGAGATCTACCACTTCCTCCGGCTCCTCTTCGTGAAGCTCGGGGTGCAGCACTGCCCCGACTGCAGCATCCCCATCACCCCCCAGACCCCGGATGCCATCGTGGCCCGGCTCCTGCGTGATTTCCGGGGGAAGCGGGTGGCGCTCCTGGCGCCGCTGGTCACGGCCCGTAAGGGGTACTACACCGACTTGGCCAAGTGGGCCGCCGGGAAAGGGTTTACAAGCCTCCGGGTGGATGGCGTCATGACCCCCGTGGAACCGTGGCCGCGGCTCGACCGCTTCCGGGAACATGACATCGACCTTCCCGTGGGGGAGATCACGGTGGCGGCGAAAGGGGAGGGGGCGCTGCGGGAGCTGCTGGACCGGGCCCTCGCCTTCGGCAAGGGGGTGGTGCGGGTGGCGGTGGCGGGGGGGGAGGAACAGCTCTACTCGACGCTCCGCGCCTGCACCTCCTGCGGCCAGAGTTTTCCTGAGCCCGACCCGCGGCTCTTCTCCTACAACTCCCGCCATGGCTGGTGCCCCCGCTGCTTCGGCACGGGGCTGGAGATCCCCGGCTTCGACGCGGAGCAGTCCGGCGAGGAGATCTGGTGGAACGAGTGGTTCGAGGGTGAGGAGCGGACCTGCTCCGCCTGCCACGGCGCCCGCCTCAACCCCGAGGCCCTGGCGGTCCGCTTCCGGGACCGGAACATCGCCGAGTTGACGGCCCTTACCGTGACCCAGGCGGCTTTCTTTGTGCGCGACCTGGGGCTGGAGGGGCGGGAGGCGGCCATCGCCCGGGATATCGTGGCCGAGATCACGACGCGGCTCGCCTTCCTGGGCGAGGTGGGGCTCGGCTACCTCGCCCTGGACCGGGCGGCACCCACCCTCTCCGGTGGCGAGGCCCAGCGGATCAGGCTCGCAGCCCAGCTGGGCTCGAACCTGCGGGGGGTCTGCTACATCCTCGATGAGCCCACCATCGGCCTTCACCCCCGGGACAACCGGATGCTCCTGGACACCCTGCGGAAGCTGGAGGGGAAGGGGAACACCATCGTGGTGGTGGAGCATGACGAGGAGACCATCCGCCGGGCTGAGCACGTCATCGACCTGGGCCCCGGCGCCGGCGTCAACGGCGGTCTGGTGGTGGCCGAGGGAACCCTGGAACAGGTGATGGCGGCCCCGGACTCCCTCACCGGCCGCTACCTGGCGGAGCCCCTGCGTCATCCCCTCGTGGAGCGGCGTCCCGCACCGACACCGGAGGAGCCGAGTATCCAGGTGTTGGGGGCCATCCTCCACAACCTGCAAGGGGTCGACGTCGCCTTCCCGCTCCGGCGGCTCGTCTGCGTCACCGGCGTCTCGGGGAGCGGCAAGAGCACCCTGGTGCGCAACGTCCTCCACTCCTCCATCCAGGGGCTCCTGGCCCACGGCAAGGGAGCCCATACCGTGGCCGGGTGTCGGGAAATCACAGGGTGGGAGCAGCTCACTCGCGTCCTGGAGGTGGACCAGACCCCCATCGGCAAGACCCCCCGGTCGTGCCCCGCCACCTACGTGGGGTTCTGGGACGCCATCCGGAAACTCTACGCCGGCACCACCGAGGCGCGGCTCCGGGGGTACGGCCCCTCCCGCTTCTCCTTCAACGTGAAGGGGGGGCGGTGCGACGAGTGCGAGGGGCAGGGGGTGAAGACCATTGAGATGAGCTTCCTCCCCGACGTGAAGGTGGCGTGCGAGGTCTGCGGGGGCTTGCGCTTCAACGCCGAGACCCTCATGGTCCGCCACCGGGGGAAATCCATCGGCGACCTCCTGGCCATGAGCGTGGACGAGGCGGTCGGGTTCTTCGCCGCCCACCGGGCCATCCTCCACCCGCTTCAGCTGCTGCAGGACGTGGGACTGGGGTATCTGACCCTGGGGCAGCAGAGCCCCACCCTTTCCGGAGGCGAGGCCCAGCGGATCAAGCTCGTCACCGAGCTGGCCAAGGCGAAGCCGGTGAAGGACGCGCTCCGGGTGCCGCGAAACGCACCCCACTCCCTCTATATCCTGGACGAGCCCACCATCGGCCTCCACATGGCCGACGTGGAGAAACTGGTCCGGGTCCTCCACCGGCTGGTGGCGGCGGGGAATTCGGTGGTCGTCATCGAGCACAACCTGGACGTCATCGCCGAGGCCGACTGGCTCATGGACCTGGGGCCCGAGGGGGGGGACGGCGGCGGGATGGTTGTTGCCCAGGGAACGCCGGAGGAGGTGGCCCGTATGGGCGGCGTTTCCCACACGGGGCGGATACTTGGGGAGTTCCTGCGGGAGCGGGGATCGGAAGGGGAAGTAAAGCGGACACGAGAGTGA